tatccctaagcaactgacacacatatgttggatgggctctctgtcgccacctaatggttcatcatccaatacaatagggtgtgctaatgacgtcccatgctggatgatggcaccagtcaatgttgtggccgcctaaagagtttgtagatccattgactctttcagctctactaggacaacctgatgcaccttgggttttgatgctagggggcgatgactctctgtgggtaatcacctatgggctccaggtctatcttgggaaaagccaccacctctacgatggaactctctcatgtcaaaatagtttgggtgcacattgagcacaaactcacaatatacttttctcaaaaaatataatggcacctcataattagtacaaggtggatcatcaaagaccatccaccatctctgccaaaaaagattcttcatctacacattggtacaccaatgtatgggaaacctctttgtattaagaggtaatgactaaccagttttgggatcaacgaaaagggcacatatttgttgtttagtaatatttttattttttactccatcgtatgatagcccatcgacatagaattgatgacacctatccctaaagcttctccatttggtaatttgtgtggaaacaactatggcaccactaactagtgtttctaggctagtggtgagggattgatgatactcaagttcagaagttttcaatttaacaatcagtctattgattttagacgtattttgtcctaactgattaattcaTTGCTCCTATGTTTCgtgtgtgcagtcaaaaggaggaattgggggttgttcttgtgtgttttcaggaggtgcatttggttgttcttgtgggttttcaagaggtgcatttggttgttcttgttgtggattagaagaatatggtttttgaaacaaaaaatgaaaaaacctaatcaaaattaatgaaattaaattcaaaatgtaaaacaaattgaacaaacgagaaagaaagacaaaaataaacaaaaataaacctTGAtacatagcttggaggacaaatctagcaccctgttcgcggtttaggagaggaaatgaaaaaaagaagaagtaaaaatgtgctattcacgggtaaatgagacccaattatgtttaaaaaactttttttaatAGGCACCGTGTAcacggttatatttggattattagcacgtatgcgcttattttcctaggcgtagcgcatacgtgctcattttcctaaaagcagtgcgtacgcgctaccttttctaggctcggtaagaacaaacctaagtgcgtacgcgagaatttcaaattttaaaaccgcgtacgtgcaacttgtttttccatatttttttgggggtggtgtccacttttctgaccaccatctttgtgcacataccctttaTAGGGTTTATATAGGCTTCTGTTAGTGATGTGTAGTCCATAGAGTTAGTGACATGTAGGTGATAGATGCCTATGCTAGTCTAGAGGTATGGATGGTTTTCATTAATGAAATGTAGACAACGGATGCCCATGCTATTCTTGAGGCATGAATGGTTTTCACCAATGACATGTAGGCCATGTAGTGCTAGTAGTATGCAAGTGATGTTGTCAAGATTTTCCTATCTTGGGATTTCAATATTAGGATTAGCCTATCAAGATAATATATGTAAAATTCCTATGTTATGTTAAGCTAAAGAAGGaattttttggtttgatttttAATTTAGTCTATGCGATTAATAGTGTAGGTGCTAGCCTTGTTTCTATGGTATAATAATAAGACATCTCGATTATGTAACTTATATGATAGTTTGATGAACTAGATAATTAATAAGTTGTGTGAATCTTATTATTGACCTTAGTTATTATGAAAATTGTTATAAATATGTCCATGCTAGTGAGAACATCAAGTAGTATGAGATGCTTGATTATCATCAtagatgatgattgattgagaaaAAATGTGGGACTCGCGATATAGTATGAGATGCATAGAAATTATGTTTTTGGATGAGACTTATTTACAAACTTTGGGGCTAGTGAACCAAGTAGTGGGATGATGTATACCAAAGGTTGTATCCTCTCCTATTTAACGCTAGATGGTCTTTATGTGCACTTGTAATGTATGTGAATTGTTCACATGAGATATATATGATGTATTTGTTGATTGTTCACACAAGATATGTATGATGTATGTTTGAGATAATTGCTATTGTACTTGTGATGTGCATATGAGATAGTCATTGTTGTATCTATGATGTATGTATGAGCTAACCACTATTATACTTGTGATGTGTGTATGATTCAATCATTGTGTGTGTGAACTTGTGTGATGAAATGATATGACCGTTATGTGAATTAATGTGTGTATACACATGATTTATATGAAATCAACACTTGACTAAAATGTAATGTTATTATTCTAGTGTAATTGGACTAATTCAAAAACATAGTAACTTAATTAATAGTTGTGGTTTAAAAACATATTAGAGATCTCACATAAAGGAGGAGGATGATCTCTCTCTATAATTGGTGTATGAACTGCAAAACCTTTAACTCTCAAATGAGATACATATACAAAATCACTACATATGAACTGAAAAACCTTTAACTCTCAAATGAGATACATATACAAAATCATTACAAATGAACTCTCAAGGTTTAGATCTAGATTTAAGGATAACCCTACCATTGGGAGCATTACACTTTCAAGTGTAGGCATGTTTGTGGCAACATATAGTTGTCACCACCCTAGTGCTTGAATAAGTTATGATGTTGGCACTTCCAAGCTAGATGGAAGATGCTCGATTGGTTAAGTTGATAGTTCTTGATAATTGAATTAAAAAATAGTAGTAAATGGGGTACAATTATTACACTAGCATAATTAAATGTATTAAtactaattttttaaatataataaaaataactaGTAAAAAAATCAATTTACATACAATGTCCAATTCAATTTTTTTGGTGACATGCATCATCGAAGTTCGAGGCATGGGAACGATGAAATCTTCTCAAATAGAGTAGTTGGTGGAGTTGGGTGGGCTTCAAGAGGTCGAAATTATGGTTCGGAAGCGCCCATTGGAATAGTAGCGCTAGCGAGCTAATTAATTAATCCTTCCTTCCCCTATCTCGCGGCCCTTCTCCACAAACCCCAATCTCGACAAAATATCTGTAATCACATTTGCAACAACAAAATCTTCAATTAAAATTCACTTACATtacatcatcataatcaaaatcaacttTGGAACGTCCAATTCAATTGTAGAATAATCACCACTTTTTTCTTTAATGAGATTaacttgaatttttttaaatttctataatTTCATTTCCAACAACAAAATTTTCAATTAGAATTCACTTTACATTACATCATTATAATCATCATCGTCTatcaccaccatcatattcttcatgaTCATCAACTTAAAAAACAAAATCATCACAACCAAGATCGCCCTCAAGATTGTCCTCCTCCTCAAGATTGTCGCTAGCAACATAGCCAGCcaaatcatcataatcaaaatcaacttCCGGAATGTCCAATATAATATCAGAATAATCACTACTtttttctttcatgagattagtttTTAATTTGGGCCGATCCATTCCCCTCATCATAATCGCCATTGTCAATGCTTAGTTGAGCAGATAAGCTTTGCAATATGTGGAGGGTTTTCCTTTCTTCGCCTTCCTTCACTCCCATTAAAAACGCCTTCTCTATATCATATTTTAGTGGCATCCAGGAGCCATATTCTGTGAACCTTTCTTCATTAAACACACAGATATATATCATCCATCCATCACCAAAAGAGAGTGAGAATGGAATTGGTCGTTGGCTAACAAGGCTCTTGAACATTATGCTGGTTCCATTACACGTTTCACGAGGATACCTATCAAGCACAGCGCAAAAGATGAATGTACTGAACGAAGAATGGATCATCTCCTCTACTTCATCGCAAAAACAATCCATTTGGCAGAAACCATCCGCCAAAGACAATGTATCGCCAATTTTATCTGCAGTAAAATATGACGGGGGCGATCTCTCTAGACCATCTTCATCTGCAGTTAAATCTGTTAGGGCCGATCTCCCCACTAGAATTGTAAGCTCCGATGGCAATCTCTGCAATGACAGTTCTCTGGCTAAATTATTTTCAACATAAAATAGGGGGAAATCGGAAACAGAATGTTTAGAAATATTAATTCGAAATTTTTTAAAAATGGCAACAGAGCCGACTAAATTAAAAGGAAATAATGGACAACCAATGAGTAACTACATATGTCTGCGTTTAATACCTGCAACCTTTCAACGCAACTTATTACAGGACTATTTGCAATAATCATCTCCTTCaatcctttcaattcttcaatacCAGTTATATTTTGCAGCTTCGGACATTGAGCAATGATAATGCTCTCCAGGCCTATTAAAAATTCAATGCCTTGTATATTCTGCAGCTTTGGACACTGCCCAATGAAGATTCTGTTCAATTCCTTCAATTCTTTAAAACAAATTACACCCTCCAGCTCTGGACACTCCTCAATCCAGATTCTCTTCAATCTTTTCAATTGTTCGATAGCTTTGATACTCTTCAGCTCTGGACAATAAGCAATCCAGATCCTCTTCAATCCCTTCAACCCTTCAATAGCTGATATGTCCTGCAGGTTCCAACAGTGGCTAATATAGATCCTCTTGAGAGAGCTGACACGCCCAAAATTTGGCAACTCTCTAATACTCCGGCATAATTTTATGCGGAATGTTTCAAGTTCTGGCAGATCATTGGCCAATACTTTTCTCAACTGTCCACATTTCAACATTACCAGACATTCCAGTGTGTTTAGCCCTGTTAAATCCACTTCAATTAGATCTTTCATAGAACAAAGCTTGAGAGATTTAAGGGCGGGACAGAAGTGTCCACTAATTGAGACCTTTGTTTCCAATGCACTACACAGAGTTATGGCTTCAAGGCTTCTCATTCGAAACCGATCATCAGTTGTCTCTCCCCTGTTGCTTAAAGCGAATTCCCCTTCTACCTTAAAGTATTTCAACCTTAAAGTCTGCAGATTGGTGAGTTCTCTTACAGATTTTAGCAAGCAGTTCCATTCAATATTCGATCTGAAGATTTCGGATCCAAACACTAGTTGCAGACTTTCCAGATGTTTGAAAATTCGAAACGATCTCACCATTTCGTTTATATCGCTCATAAGCATATGTTGATTGAAGTCTTAAAGATACAGATCCTCAAAGCTGGTAGATGGAATGCCTGGTGAATACACAACCTCAAAGCTGCAAGAGAGCTCCTTCAACTTGAGTGGAACCTAGAATttacaatcaatttatttcaaACTGctatttttttaatgataaaaatcTTGCAAGAACGAACTATTTGCTGATGCTACCAAAAttcaatcaaaattcaatttttgatCAAGAAAAGAGCATATACCTGCTCTTCCCTTTGCCACAGCCTCGCAGGTGATACTCCTTCCAGAATTAAAGTGTGCAAATTTTGTAGAGGAAGACTTAATGTGTGCAAATTTTGTGGAGGAATCCATTCAGAAATAAACCCTAAACAATAACTACGGTAGTCAAATTTAAGCCATCGTAAATCAGTTGATGTCTTTGAACTCTCCAGAAAATATGCCATATGAATATTATTTTCATGGTCGTCCAGATGACTGGAACATCTGAAACTTTTACCTTCGGACCCAGTATGGATCTCTTGGAATCCCTTGATTTCACCTATTCCAATCTGAATTCAAATTTCTTTGTAGTTAGAAAATGTTAATTTTAAGTTACACGTAAATGTAATAATAACTTATACAAAATAAAGCACTCCCAACCAGGAGAATGAATTTAAGGCTGCAAAAAGCACATACAAGATCTTCAGGATGCCATTGTCGACGAGGATGGCTCATTTCATTATCTGCCATTTCTCTCCCCAAGTCCCGGAGGTGATCATGCATTCTCAAAGTAAATGTTGGCTCATAATCACATTCTATATTCATCCAATCAAAACAAGTTTGCACTTCTACAAGGCATTTGTCTTTGAGGGTCTGAAGTGCATGTTCGGCTCTCCACCCTGAAGCCTTCCATATACTTATGGCCCTGCTCACATCTTCTCCTCTAAAAAAGCATGCTATATCCATAAATATCTGTTTTTCATCCTCTTCCAGAGCATCACAGCTTATTTTAAGCGTGTCTTTTATGTCTTTGGGTATTCTTCCCTTCACAAAATCTAACTGTAACTTCCAATAAGCCTTGTCACCGCCAAAAACATGCCCGCCAATAACTTGAAGAGCAAGAGGTAAACCTCCACATGCTTCAACAAAGCCATTTACCAAATCAGCAAATCCACTTCTACAAGATTGTCTATGAAACGCGTGCCAGCAAAAGAGCTCTCTGCTATGCTCTGGATTCATTTCTTTCATCTTATAACGGACTATCACTCCGGCCTTTATAAGGAGCCTCTCGTCACGAGTTGTGACAATCACTGAACTGTTGGAATTGAGGACATCTATGGGTAATAGGGCATCTAACTGCTTCTGATGATCAACATCGTCTAGAACAACAAGGAACTTTGATTCTGGACTCTTTTCAAGGTTATCCTTGATAACAGGGATTCCTTCTTGTATACTAGAAAATGAAGGATGATTTCTAGGAAACAGATCATTGAGAAGCTTACTTTGCAGAGAAGTGAGCGTACCTTTGATATCATTTTCCCGCACATCAAACAGAATAGTTGATCCACTAAATTCTGAATGTTTGCGATTGAACAAATCTTTGGCGAGAGTGGTCTTGCCAGAACCTCCCATTCCAAAGATGCCAATTATTTTATCTCTCATTTGCCCATTTCTCTGGCAATGGCTGTGGAAATCTTTCACAAGTTCATCAAGTCCCACAGCATATTTTGCAACTTGGAAAGGAACTTTTTTCTTTTGCTTGTCTTTAACCACGGCGGACAGAATGTCTTTACACAGCTTACTATGGCTGAAAATAGGAGAATCAGAAACAGAAATGTAattaaaatgaggttctaagtaattaagttttttctttaaaaaaatcttTAATTTTGTAGGAAAAATAGAAGGCCTAGAGGCCGGAGAACCAACTGGTACaataaaaagaaacaaaactaCTGCTAGATTTGCCACAACAGAACCAAATTTGATTTCCAAAGAGGACTGCATGTAACCCTAGATATGTCCAATTAATCCAAAGAACTATAGGAAACTTCCAACCAGAAATCCCAATGCAAAAAGCCAGGAATCAGAAAAGGGTTGCAAATCTGCCAGCAAGAATGGCACAGGCTATAATGTCTTGAAAACCAAGAAAAAAAAAGATCTGGGAGTTAAAACAAAAGGGAGAAGAGAGATGAATAAGATAAATGTGGTACTCCTCGCCAACTCCATAAGGCGCCCAAAGACAGCAGATCCAATGCAAAAAAAGCAGAAAATCTCCACGCCAGTTAATAAAATAAACAACCCAAATCGATCTCTTCAGATCAGAATGGAAGCAATTCAAATCATTCTTGTAAAAGCTGTCAAACTCGTGCCCAAGATAGACAGACCAAAAGACAGTAATAATGCTGGCCAAACTAAGAAAATTACtgtgttgaaattgaaccataaaTCCGCAAATATCATGAAAAAAAGGAACTATATAATACTCTGCAATGGTCAAATTTAGCAAACTTAAAAGAATAAACTCTTTTAAGATATTTCGATCTCAAAATATGAATCCAAGAATTTAGCAACTTAAAAGAATAAGGGCTATTGAGATATTTAGATCTCAAAATATAAATCCAAGATTTTTGAAGAGAAATAAATCCCCACACCAACTTATCCAACAGAGCTTCACTAAAAATCTCAACATTTTTAATTCCTAAACAATATATTCTAGGTTAACAAAGACAGTTTAAAATGATCCCCTGAACCTTTGCAAGAGAAAGTCCCTCATTATAGAATTCATtttactaacaacatttttaggaGCATTGTACGAAAGCCATCTTTCTTTCCAaccattcaacaattttctaattttatccaaaattgaatttcataactATTTGCCATTCCTTCCATCAACAGAAATTGAAATCGAGTAAGAATCAGGAAGAGAAGCTTTTCTGTAGAGAAAATCTTGTTTCATTTTTTAGTCTACTTACCCAACACTTTCCCTTAtgaataaaaaatgatttttagatTAATTAGATTAGTTTGTGGAAAAGAAAACTTAGACAAAATATATGGATGGAAATTTTAAAGCGAATGAAGATGTCTTACTCGTTCTGTCCGTTCAGTTCGTAGCCCTTGAGCCATGAAACGTTTTGTAGGCATTCTTTCCACcgttgaatgtcattgtcaggatATCTGCTCTTCTCTTCGTGTTTGGAAAATGCATCTGCAACTCCATTTTTTATGTAACGGAAATCTGAAGGCTGAACATGGTAAAACAGGGGAATGATTCTAGCTTTGGTTTGAAACATTAAAGATAGCTCAGCTAAGCACCAAGCAGACTCTGCATATCGCGGTGATAAGATGGCTATGTGCACTACGGCAGAGGATATGGCATTCTTTATGGCACAAGGAAAATAATCTCCCAGTTCGGTTTCTTGAAGATCTAGATATGCCCGGATCCCAGCTTGCTGTAGAAAATCGTAGAGCTGCTGAGCCAGAGTTGTTTTGATGTCTGGGCCTCGATGGTTGATGAACACATCATACTGTTTTGAAGACAAGGACGATTTTATCATATTGTTGGGAGGTTCAAGTGCCAAAAATGGATCGCGTTCCTGTTCTCTTCGACCAGATGTCGAAGAGGAAGCCATTAACAGATAATTGATGCTCTGCTGGAAGAGCAAGCAAATCAAGAATGGAATTTTATAAGCAAGAGTATAGGGAGTCGGGGTGAATATGTTAGAAACGCCCTATAGTTGAAAGCAAGGAATTCATTGCTTCAACAGTTAACCTGTATAGAGGTACAAATAGCAGATGAACCAACAGTACGCAGGGAAGGTGTGCTTTCCATAATTTTTATAAAAAGAACAACATTTTATCTCCAAGTTTATACTTTCTTTGTATGCGAAGTAAGGGATTTCTTTTCATGGGTTTTGAAGAATATAAATGAGAACGACCACCATTTGAAGTAAAAGAGCATAACATGCAAAAGAGTGGCTTTAAAGTGAGAAAGAATATAAAATATGTACAAGTAAAAGAAGGCATACCCATGCACTGTATTGATGAGCAGACACAAGTGGAAGGAAATTCTCTACCGGCTATAAAGCAGAATTGAGCTGAGCGTCCATCAGCTAAGCGTGTGTTTAGTAATC
This genomic stretch from Cryptomeria japonica chromosome 8, Sugi_1.0, whole genome shotgun sequence harbors:
- the LOC131064582 gene encoding disease resistance protein Roq1-like, whose translation is MASSSTSGRREQERDPFLALEPPNNMIKSSLSSKQYDVFINHRGPDIKTTLAQQLYDFLQQAGIRAYLDLQETELGDYFPCAIKNAISSAVVHIAILSPRYAESAWCLAELSLMFQTKARIIPLFYHVQPSDFRYIKNGVADAFSKHEEKSRYPDNDIQRWKECLQNVSWLKGYELNGQNDHSKLCKDILSAVVKDKQKKKVPFQVAKYAVGLDELVKDFHSHCQRNGQMRDKIIGIFGMGGSGKTTLAKDLFNRKHSEFSGSTILFDVRENDIKGTLTSLQSKLLNDLFPRNHPSFSSIQEGIPVIKDNLEKSPESKFLVVLDDVDHQKQLDALLPIDVLNSNSSVIVTTRDERLLIKAGVIVRYKMKEMNPEHSRELFCWHAFHRQSCRSGFADLVNGFVEACGGLPLALQVIGGHVFGGDKAYWKLQLDFVKGRIPKDIKDTLKISCDALEEDEKQIFMDIACFFRGEDVSRAISIWKASGWRAEHALQTLKDKCLVEVQTCFDWMNIECDYEPTFTLRMHDHLRDLGREMADNEMSHPRRQWHPEDLIGIGEIKGFQEIHTGSEGKSFRCSSHLDDHENNIHMAYFLESSKTSTDLRWLKFDYRSYCLGFISEWIPPQNLHTLSLPLQNLHTLILEGVSPARLWQREEQVPLKLKELSCSFEVVYSPGIPSTSFEDLYL